A region of Sphingomonas crusticola DNA encodes the following proteins:
- a CDS encoding MerC domain-containing protein, protein MRSRADLIEGIAVGATIACLIHCLVLPLLIAVLPVLSSVLPIPEHFHLIALALAIPATAGALFAGYRRHRLAGPLIAGTIGLALLALAAIHWGETPLEMPVTVLGSIAIAIAHLTNWRFRRASHLTAA, encoded by the coding sequence ATGCGCAGCAGAGCCGATCTTATCGAAGGTATCGCGGTCGGGGCGACCATCGCCTGCCTGATCCATTGCCTGGTGCTGCCGCTGCTGATCGCGGTGCTTCCGGTGCTTTCCTCGGTCCTGCCGATCCCGGAGCATTTTCACCTGATCGCGTTAGCTCTGGCGATCCCCGCAACCGCGGGCGCCCTGTTCGCGGGCTATCGGCGCCATCGGCTGGCGGGCCCGCTGATCGCCGGCACGATTGGCCTGGCCCTGCTGGCTTTGGCTGCAATCCATTGGGGTGAGACACCGCTGGAAATGCCGGTGACCGTACTCGGCAGCATCGCCATCGCCATCGCGCACCTGACCAACTGGCGCTTCCGCCGCGCGAGCCATCTGACCGCCGCCTGA
- a CDS encoding ABC transporter ATP-binding protein yields the protein MNAPAVRIRDLRRTFTLKGVLNGVDLDIAPGEFVALLGRSGSGKSTLLRALAGIDHEAQGTGEIVSPPSAVIFQDSRLLPWLRVLDNVTLGLTGQQRAARGLAALEEVDLADRQAAWPHELSGGQQQRVALARALVRNPALLLADEPFGALDALTRMQMHGLMRRVAARHGPAVLLVTHDIDEAIQLGERIVVLDDGRLSANIRVDLPTDKSARAERILDLRGVLLRLLGVAADAQASG from the coding sequence ATGAACGCGCCCGCCGTCCGTATCCGTGACTTGCGGCGCACCTTCACGCTCAAGGGCGTGCTCAACGGTGTCGATCTCGACATCGCGCCGGGTGAATTCGTGGCGCTGCTTGGTCGCAGCGGCTCGGGCAAGAGCACCCTGCTGCGCGCACTCGCCGGCATCGATCATGAAGCGCAGGGGACAGGTGAAATCGTGTCGCCGCCCAGCGCGGTCATCTTCCAGGATTCGCGCCTGCTGCCGTGGCTGCGCGTGCTCGACAATGTCACGCTTGGCTTGACCGGACAGCAGCGCGCGGCGCGCGGCCTGGCTGCGCTGGAGGAGGTCGATCTCGCCGATCGCCAAGCGGCGTGGCCGCATGAACTGTCGGGGGGGCAGCAGCAGCGCGTGGCGCTCGCCCGCGCGCTGGTGCGCAATCCCGCTTTGTTGCTGGCGGACGAGCCGTTCGGCGCGCTGGACGCACTCACCCGGATGCAGATGCATGGCTTGATGCGGCGGGTGGCCGCGCGTCATGGGCCGGCCGTTTTGCTCGTGACACACGATATCGATGAGGCGATCCAGCTGGGCGAGCGCATCGTCGTGCTCGATGACGGGCGATTGAGCGCGAATATCCGTGTGGATCTGCCGACGGACAAGAGCGCGCGCGCCGAGCGGATCCTGGACCTGCGTGGTGTCTTGCTGCGATTGCTGGGTGTGGCAGCCGATGCTCAGGCGTCCGGCTAA
- a CDS encoding ABC transporter permease translates to MNAHSGEILPAPARVQQRRALGPGTPNRYGHLLGPGLLLLYWAVLSETGWLDPRTLPAPWTAVITGVELLREGRLQTNLAVSASRAAAGLLVGGSAGVLLAFISGLSLLGGYVIDGLVQLKRGIPILALIPFMVLWFGIGEPMKVGVIAVAAFFPIYIQTHSALRAIDLRYVELAETLGLSRAQFLRRIIIPGALPGFLLGLRFGATAAWLALVVVEQLNATSGIGYMVTLARNYAQTDVMLVGLVVYALLGFSTDAVIRWAERRLLSWRRTLAR, encoded by the coding sequence ATGAACGCACATAGCGGGGAAATCCTGCCCGCGCCCGCTCGCGTGCAGCAACGCCGGGCGCTCGGGCCGGGCACGCCCAACCGTTACGGCCATCTGCTCGGACCGGGATTGTTGCTGCTCTATTGGGCGGTGCTGTCCGAGACCGGCTGGCTCGACCCGCGCACCCTGCCCGCGCCCTGGACGGCCGTTATCACGGGTGTCGAACTGCTGCGCGAGGGACGCCTGCAGACCAACCTCGCAGTCTCGGCAAGCCGGGCGGCGGCCGGACTGCTGGTCGGTGGCAGCGCGGGCGTGCTGCTCGCCTTCATATCCGGACTATCGCTGCTCGGCGGCTACGTGATCGACGGGCTGGTGCAGCTCAAGCGCGGTATCCCGATCCTCGCTCTCATCCCGTTCATGGTTTTGTGGTTCGGCATCGGCGAGCCGATGAAAGTCGGGGTGATCGCCGTCGCAGCCTTCTTTCCCATCTATATCCAGACGCACAGCGCCTTGCGCGCGATCGACCTGCGCTATGTCGAGCTGGCCGAGACGCTGGGGCTGAGCCGTGCCCAATTCCTCCGCCGCATCATAATCCCCGGCGCCCTGCCCGGCTTCCTGCTGGGGCTACGCTTCGGCGCGACCGCCGCCTGGTTGGCGCTGGTGGTGGTGGAGCAGCTGAATGCGACCAGTGGCATCGGCTATATGGTCACGCTGGCGCGCAACTATGCACAGACCGACGTCATGCTGGTCGGACTCGTCGTCTACGCGCTGCTCGGCTTCTCGACAGATGCCGTCATCCGTTGGGCCGAGCGGCGGTTACTCTCGTGGCGCAGGACGCTCGCCCGATGA
- a CDS encoding ABC transporter substrate-binding protein: MPRAASSRRAGPIGLAAFVIVSIALLVAFAPARRGGAGPAAFDLSKPLPDTIPPGVVLRVGDPVTQWIFQHEGWEKQLPFKIEWAQITGGPDVTEAFHAGALDVGLGASVPPIHAAWTGIPVRIVAFRDFAEPDRHQAWVFGVSPNAKVASVADLKGKRIAFSPSQVQAVVVLQTLKAAGLKTSDVTLVELPSSIGGDVYTNALASGEVDVAPLGAGIVVQRYIRKFGSDGARLLKHPPFRDDALNVYVPETVLADPGKAAALKLFIRYWGKAQAWINAHPEALAEGYYGRHQGLPIADGRLIVGATGKVHVPGDWSRARAVEQAAIDILGQQTGRPRLDAATLFDPRFETIAATAAQGTAS; the protein is encoded by the coding sequence ATGCCACGCGCCGCGTCCTCACGCCGCGCCGGTCCGATCGGGCTGGCGGCGTTCGTGATCGTCTCGATCGCCTTGCTGGTGGCGTTTGCGCCGGCAAGGCGCGGGGGCGCGGGGCCCGCCGCATTCGACCTGAGCAAGCCCTTGCCGGATACGATCCCGCCGGGCGTGGTGCTGCGCGTCGGCGACCCGGTCACGCAATGGATTTTCCAGCACGAAGGTTGGGAGAAGCAGCTCCCGTTCAAGATCGAATGGGCGCAGATCACCGGCGGGCCGGACGTGACCGAGGCATTCCACGCCGGCGCGCTGGATGTCGGCCTGGGCGCGAGCGTGCCGCCGATCCACGCTGCGTGGACAGGCATTCCGGTGCGGATCGTGGCCTTCCGCGACTTCGCCGAGCCTGACCGGCACCAGGCATGGGTGTTCGGCGTCTCGCCCAACGCCAAGGTCGCCTCGGTCGCGGATCTCAAGGGCAAGCGCATCGCCTTCAGCCCGAGCCAGGTCCAGGCGGTGGTGGTGCTGCAGACCCTGAAGGCAGCGGGGTTGAAGACCAGCGACGTCACGCTCGTCGAGCTTCCGTCCAGTATCGGCGGCGACGTCTACACCAACGCGCTGGCAAGCGGTGAGGTCGATGTGGCGCCATTGGGCGCCGGCATCGTCGTGCAGCGCTATATCCGAAAGTTTGGCAGCGACGGTGCGCGCTTGCTCAAGCACCCGCCGTTTCGCGACGATGCGCTCAACGTCTATGTGCCGGAAACGGTGCTGGCAGACCCCGGCAAGGCGGCGGCGCTCAAGCTCTTCATCCGCTATTGGGGCAAGGCGCAGGCTTGGATCAACGCCCATCCGGAGGCGCTCGCGGAAGGCTATTATGGCCGCCATCAGGGGCTTCCGATCGCGGACGGCCGCCTGATCGTCGGGGCGACCGGCAAGGTGCATGTCCCCGGCGACTGGTCCCGCGCACGCGCGGTCGAGCAGGCGGCGATCGACATATTGGGGCAGCAGACCGGCCGCCCTCGCCTCGATGCCGCGACCCTGTTCGATCCGCGCTTCGAGACCATTGCCGCCACGGCAGCGCAAGGAACGGCATCATGA
- a CDS encoding TauD/TfdA dioxygenase family protein translates to MSTQLQQPRQHYNRIQVDPVTPVIGAEISGVDLSRPIDAETAADIQKALHDWRVVFFRDQQLSNDQLKAFGRAFGPLTPAHPIADGLEEHPEIWERSVTEYRTRRSANDSLPPGRTPPRDYKGWHIDITFVANPNRYSILYGVEIPAFGGDTIFANLIEAYQGLSQPIRDLIDGLQAVHRTSSYDSASRGPRRDGLPTGPFTALHPLVRIHPETGEKLLFLNPGTTSHIVGLKERESQALLDLLYGELTRPEYQVRFHWRPGSLVVWDNQAVAHAGPIDYAHFQGARTVRRITVAGELPKGPDGFTSRPLEGDLFGVLG, encoded by the coding sequence ATGAGCACACAGCTTCAGCAGCCCCGCCAACACTATAACCGCATCCAGGTCGACCCGGTCACACCGGTGATCGGCGCCGAGATTTCCGGCGTCGACCTGTCGCGCCCGATCGACGCCGAGACCGCCGCCGATATCCAGAAGGCGCTGCATGATTGGCGCGTCGTCTTCTTCCGCGACCAGCAGCTTTCCAACGATCAGCTCAAGGCGTTCGGGCGGGCGTTCGGCCCCCTCACCCCCGCCCATCCCATCGCCGACGGACTGGAGGAGCATCCCGAAATCTGGGAGCGATCCGTCACCGAATATCGCACGCGGCGCAGCGCCAATGACAGTTTGCCGCCGGGACGCACGCCGCCGCGCGATTATAAAGGCTGGCATATCGACATCACCTTCGTCGCCAATCCCAACCGCTATTCGATCCTCTACGGCGTCGAGATCCCGGCATTCGGCGGCGACACCATCTTCGCCAACCTGATCGAGGCCTATCAGGGATTGTCGCAACCGATCCGCGACCTCATCGACGGGCTGCAGGCGGTCCACCGCACCAGCAGCTATGACAGTGCCAGCCGCGGCCCGCGCCGTGACGGGCTGCCGACAGGGCCGTTCACGGCGCTTCATCCGCTGGTGCGCATCCACCCCGAGACGGGCGAAAAACTGCTATTCCTCAACCCCGGCACCACCAGCCACATCGTCGGGCTCAAGGAGCGCGAGAGCCAGGCCTTGCTCGACCTGCTCTATGGCGAGCTGACGCGGCCCGAATATCAGGTCCGCTTTCATTGGCGCCCCGGCAGCCTGGTGGTGTGGGACAATCAGGCGGTCGCCCACGCCGGGCCGATTGATTACGCCCATTTCCAGGGCGCGCGCACGGTGCGCCGCATCACCGTCGCGGGCGAGCTGCCCAAGGGGCCGGACGGCTTCACCTCGCGGCCGCTGGAAGGCGACCTGTTCGGCGTGCTTGGCTGA
- a CDS encoding aldo/keto reductase: MAKIGSLEVSAQGFGAMGLSNVYGHAEDADSVRTIHRAIELGITLFDTATGYGDGHNERLLGSAIAGKRDRVVLASKFTHRRGGTDAIVSAREAVEASLQRLNVDHIDLYYLHRIDPLVPIEQSVGELGRLRDEGKIGAVGVSEADADQIRRAHAETPLAALQSEYSLWTRDVEAEILPTVRELGIGFVAYSPLGRGFLAGALPTEADDRRNIHPRFQQDAVAANARRRRIIEDVAERLYATPAQVSLAWVLSKGVVPIPGTRHIAHLEDNVAAGEIALDAETIAELEAAFPQGETVGDRYPPEQMKLVPRQPAFA; this comes from the coding sequence ATGGCGAAGATCGGTTCACTGGAAGTAAGCGCGCAGGGCTTCGGCGCGATGGGGCTATCGAACGTTTACGGTCATGCCGAAGATGCGGATTCCGTCCGTACCATCCATCGCGCGATCGAGCTGGGCATTACCCTGTTCGATACCGCGACCGGCTATGGCGATGGCCATAACGAACGGCTGCTCGGCAGCGCGATCGCTGGAAAGCGGGATCGCGTGGTGCTCGCCAGCAAATTCACCCATCGCCGCGGCGGCACCGACGCGATCGTCAGCGCACGCGAGGCGGTCGAGGCGAGCCTGCAGCGGCTCAACGTCGACCATATCGATCTCTATTATCTGCACCGCATCGATCCGCTGGTGCCGATCGAGCAATCGGTGGGCGAGCTTGGCCGGTTGCGCGACGAGGGCAAGATCGGAGCGGTCGGCGTGTCGGAGGCCGATGCCGACCAGATCCGCCGCGCGCATGCCGAAACCCCGCTGGCCGCGCTGCAGAGCGAATATTCCTTATGGACGCGCGATGTGGAGGCCGAGATCCTGCCGACCGTGCGCGAGCTCGGCATCGGCTTCGTCGCCTATAGTCCGCTCGGGCGGGGCTTCCTCGCCGGCGCCTTGCCGACCGAGGCCGACGACCGCCGCAACATCCATCCTCGCTTCCAGCAGGATGCGGTCGCGGCCAACGCCCGTCGCCGCCGCATCATCGAGGATGTCGCCGAGCGGCTTTATGCCACGCCGGCGCAGGTCAGCCTCGCCTGGGTCCTGTCGAAGGGCGTCGTGCCGATCCCGGGAACGCGCCACATCGCGCATCTCGAGGACAATGTCGCGGCCGGCGAGATCGCGCTCGATGCCGAGACGATTGCCGAACTCGAAGCGGCCTTCCCCCAGGGCGAGACCGTCGGTGATCGTTACCCGCCCGAACAGATGAAGCTGGTGCCGCGCCAGCCCGCCTTCGCCTGA
- a CDS encoding TonB-dependent receptor, with protein sequence MNQARFSATSAAVLAAMLLAGGAAAQNVQLASADAATSAAAASTGADRPEAADPAMTDVGDAGEIVVTARHQVERAQDVPVALSVLSGAGLERTGAFTLADVQQQTPSLTAFNSNPRNSSVAIRGIGVSSASDGLDSSVGVYIDNVYLGRPGMALADLIDVDRVEVLRGPQGTLFGRNSSAGVLNITTRAPSFEFGLTGEISGGSRNYNQERVSVTGPIIDDLLAFRVTGFNTHRDGVLKNITTGSPANSIGRSGGRVQLLLTPTSKLKIRLLGDYSQEDDTCCVSVIKTVLPASLSATTARTLNALAQLGYVPVATTHYTRNNAPQQMRTHQGGTSLQAEWDLGFATATSISAYRHWYFNPLQDSDNTPLDVIQVNVARTRDDQYSQEFRLASAPGRFSWQAGAYYFHQRLRDHYILNQFGYDASAFYTAYARLANPNAAAINIAPGSQYIDDVDTTSTSLAAFGQANFEITPTLTATGGIRYTHDKRSGVSDTSNRGTPNPATSIPFHYDVSVSNNDTSWLASLSWKPTRNLLAYVSYSTGYKGAGLNLNSAVSAGTPLILDPEKVRDWEAGLKQQLFGDRLTLNLSVYRTSLSGLQANIVPSNGNRSYLANVGNVRARGVEADANWRVSPELTLSANGAYNDAYYTSYRNAPCPVGVTGTCDLTGRRVYQAPKWTANAIVDLHFETSRGVRPYALARYSYRSNMYGTVDDGPYGLVPGYGTAQFRVGATFANGRYDLSAWVENAFDKKYYQNLSTSSIVGAAPVVFLGQLGAPRVFGATLRLAL encoded by the coding sequence ATGAACCAGGCTCGTTTTTCGGCAACATCGGCCGCGGTGCTGGCGGCAATGCTGCTGGCCGGGGGTGCTGCCGCGCAAAATGTCCAGCTTGCATCGGCCGACGCGGCCACCTCGGCTGCAGCTGCTTCGACGGGCGCCGACAGGCCGGAGGCCGCTGACCCCGCCATGACCGATGTCGGTGATGCAGGCGAAATCGTGGTGACCGCCCGCCATCAGGTCGAGCGCGCGCAGGATGTGCCGGTTGCGCTGTCGGTGCTGTCGGGCGCGGGGCTCGAACGCACCGGCGCGTTTACGCTTGCCGACGTCCAGCAGCAGACGCCGAGCCTGACTGCCTTCAATTCGAACCCGCGCAACAGCTCGGTCGCGATCCGCGGCATCGGCGTGTCGAGCGCGTCCGACGGGCTCGATAGCTCGGTCGGCGTCTATATCGACAATGTCTATCTCGGCCGTCCCGGCATGGCGCTGGCCGACCTGATCGATGTCGATCGGGTTGAGGTGCTACGCGGGCCGCAGGGAACCTTGTTCGGGCGCAACAGCTCCGCCGGCGTGCTCAATATCACGACGCGCGCACCCAGCTTCGAGTTCGGCCTGACCGGCGAAATTTCTGGCGGCAGCCGCAATTATAATCAGGAACGCGTGAGCGTCACGGGGCCGATCATCGACGATCTGCTCGCTTTTCGGGTCACCGGGTTCAACACGCATCGCGACGGTGTGCTGAAGAATATCACCACCGGTTCGCCTGCCAACAGTATCGGCCGCAGCGGCGGCCGGGTCCAATTGCTGCTGACGCCGACCAGCAAGCTCAAGATCCGCCTGCTGGGGGATTATTCGCAGGAGGACGACACCTGCTGCGTCAGCGTGATTAAGACAGTGCTCCCAGCTTCCCTGAGCGCGACCACCGCGCGCACGCTCAACGCGCTGGCGCAGCTGGGTTATGTCCCGGTCGCAACGACCCACTATACCCGTAACAATGCGCCCCAGCAGATGCGTACGCATCAGGGCGGCACCTCGCTGCAGGCGGAATGGGATCTCGGCTTCGCGACCGCGACCTCGATCAGTGCCTATCGCCATTGGTATTTCAATCCGCTGCAGGACAGCGACAACACGCCGCTCGACGTGATTCAGGTCAATGTCGCGAGGACGCGCGACGACCAATATTCGCAGGAATTCCGCCTTGCCTCAGCGCCTGGGCGGTTCAGTTGGCAGGCGGGGGCCTATTATTTCCACCAGCGCCTGCGCGATCATTATATCCTCAACCAGTTCGGTTACGATGCCTCGGCATTCTACACCGCTTATGCCCGGCTCGCGAACCCCAATGCGGCGGCGATCAATATCGCGCCGGGCTCGCAATATATCGATGACGTCGACACCACATCCACGAGTCTCGCCGCCTTCGGCCAGGCCAATTTCGAGATCACGCCGACGCTGACCGCGACCGGCGGCATCCGCTACACGCACGATAAGCGTAGCGGCGTTTCCGACACGTCGAACCGCGGCACGCCGAATCCGGCGACATCGATCCCATTCCACTATGACGTTTCGGTCAGCAATAACGACACGTCCTGGCTCGCCAGCCTGTCGTGGAAGCCGACCAGGAACCTGCTTGCCTATGTCTCTTATTCGACCGGCTACAAGGGCGCCGGCCTCAACCTCAATTCGGCAGTCTCGGCGGGCACGCCGCTGATCCTCGATCCCGAAAAGGTGCGCGATTGGGAAGCCGGCCTGAAGCAGCAATTGTTCGGTGATCGCCTGACACTCAACCTTAGCGTCTACCGCACCTCGCTATCGGGCCTGCAGGCCAACATCGTTCCGAGCAACGGCAATCGCTCCTATCTCGCCAATGTCGGCAACGTCCGCGCGCGCGGCGTCGAGGCGGACGCCAATTGGCGGGTCAGCCCAGAGCTGACCCTGTCCGCCAATGGCGCCTATAACGACGCTTATTATACGTCGTACCGCAACGCGCCGTGCCCGGTCGGCGTCACCGGCACGTGCGATCTCACCGGGCGGCGCGTCTACCAGGCGCCCAAATGGACCGCCAACGCGATCGTCGACCTGCATTTCGAAACGAGCCGCGGTGTGCGGCCCTATGCGCTCGCCCGCTATTCCTATCGCTCGAACATGTATGGCACGGTCGATGATGGTCCATACGGGTTGGTGCCCGGCTATGGTACCGCCCAGTTCCGTGTCGGTGCGACCTTCGCCAACGGGCGTTACGATCTGTCAGCCTGGGTCGAGAATGCGTTCGACAAGAAATATTATCAGAACCTCTCGACCAGCTCGATCGTCGGCGCCGCACCGGTCGTGTTCCTGGGCCAGCTCGGGGCACCGCGTGTGTTTGGCGCTACCCTGCGGTTGGCCCTGTAG
- the mgrA gene encoding L-glyceraldehyde 3-phosphate reductase, whose amino-acid sequence MAFPAPYIADPARYDGRMPYRRCGRSGLDLPAISLGLWQNFGGADVFETGRAMLRRAFDRGVTHFDLANNYGPPYGSAEENFGKVLATDFAGHRDELIISTKAGWDMWPGPYGDVGSSKKYLVASLDQSLKRMGIDYVDIFYSHRVDPKTPLEETMGALAQIHAQGKALYVGISSYEPGLTRKAAAILAEYKVPLLIHQPSYSMLNRWIEEELLGTLDQLGTGCIAFSPIAQGLLSDRYLNGVPEGARASKGGSFKPELIKPETIEHIRALNDIAKRRGQSLAQMAIAWVLRDRRVTSALIGARTVEQLDDSLDAVNNLTFDQAELDAIDGHARDSGINIWRGSSDITQVPEGTRG is encoded by the coding sequence ATGGCCTTCCCCGCCCCCTATATTGCCGACCCGGCACGCTATGACGGGCGCATGCCGTACCGCCGCTGCGGACGCAGCGGGCTGGACCTGCCCGCGATCTCGCTTGGCCTGTGGCAGAATTTCGGCGGGGCTGACGTGTTCGAGACCGGCCGCGCGATGCTGCGCCGCGCATTCGACCGCGGCGTCACCCACTTCGATCTCGCGAACAATTACGGCCCGCCCTATGGCTCGGCCGAAGAGAATTTCGGCAAGGTGCTGGCAACCGACTTCGCCGGCCATCGCGACGAACTGATCATCTCGACCAAAGCCGGGTGGGACATGTGGCCGGGACCCTATGGCGATGTCGGCAGCAGCAAGAAATATCTGGTCGCGAGCCTCGACCAGAGCCTCAAGCGGATGGGGATCGATTATGTCGACATCTTCTATTCGCACCGCGTCGATCCCAAGACGCCGCTGGAGGAGACGATGGGCGCGCTCGCCCAGATCCATGCGCAGGGCAAGGCATTGTATGTCGGCATTTCCAGCTACGAACCCGGACTGACACGCAAGGCGGCGGCGATCCTGGCCGAGTATAAGGTGCCGCTGCTGATCCATCAGCCGAGCTACTCGATGCTGAACCGCTGGATCGAAGAGGAATTGCTCGGCACGCTCGACCAGCTCGGGACCGGTTGCATCGCCTTCTCGCCGATCGCCCAAGGGCTGCTCAGCGACCGTTACCTTAACGGCGTGCCCGAAGGCGCGCGCGCGTCCAAGGGTGGATCGTTCAAGCCCGAGCTGATCAAGCCCGAGACGATCGAGCATATCCGCGCGCTCAACGACATCGCCAAGCGCCGCGGCCAAAGCCTCGCGCAGATGGCGATCGCCTGGGTGCTGCGCGATCGGCGCGTCACCTCGGCGCTGATCGGCGCGCGCACCGTCGAGCAGCTCGACGATTCACTGGATGCGGTGAACAATCTGACGTTCGACCAGGCCGAACTCGATGCGATCGACGGCCATGCGCGCGACAGCGGCATCAATATCTGGCGCGGCTCCTCCGACATCACGCAGGTGCCGGAGGGTACGCGCGGGTAA
- a CDS encoding oxidoreductase — protein MTINVALIGYGLAGASFHAPLIACEPRFSLTRVVTRQADAVAQAFPAALVSPDTAAVFADESIDLVVVATPNQTHVPLTREALAAGKHVVVDKPFALDVADSEALIALAKAQDRMLTVFHNRRWDSDFLTVAALVASGRLGEIALAELRWDRFRPEIKPGWKEEPGAGSGVLVDLGPHLIDQALRLFGDPDRIVGDIACQRPASRVDDYFELTLHYGARRVILSAATLLAAPRPRFALHGMRGSFVKYGIDPQEAALRAGTAPDDPGFGVEPPEDHGILTDAAGSQPLPSARGDWRLFYRAVADAILDQAPPPVDPADAIAGLRIIECARRSAHEGRVLDFTRS, from the coding sequence ATGACGATAAATGTGGCGCTGATCGGGTACGGGCTTGCCGGCGCATCGTTTCACGCGCCGCTGATCGCGTGCGAGCCTCGCTTCTCGCTGACCCGCGTGGTCACCCGTCAGGCGGACGCGGTGGCACAGGCCTTTCCCGCCGCGCTCGTCTCCCCCGATACGGCGGCCGTCTTCGCCGACGAGAGCATCGACCTCGTCGTCGTCGCGACGCCCAACCAGACGCACGTCCCGCTCACGCGCGAGGCGCTGGCGGCCGGCAAGCATGTCGTCGTCGACAAGCCGTTCGCGCTCGACGTGGCAGATAGCGAGGCACTGATTGCGCTGGCGAAGGCGCAAGACCGCATGCTGACCGTCTTCCACAATCGCCGCTGGGACAGCGACTTCCTCACCGTAGCTGCGCTCGTCGCGAGCGGCCGGTTGGGCGAGATCGCACTGGCGGAATTGCGCTGGGATCGCTTCCGGCCTGAGATCAAGCCCGGCTGGAAGGAAGAGCCGGGCGCGGGCAGCGGGGTGCTGGTCGATCTCGGCCCACATTTGATCGATCAGGCGCTTCGCCTGTTCGGTGATCCCGACCGGATCGTCGGCGACATTGCCTGCCAGCGCCCAGCAAGCCGCGTCGACGATTATTTCGAGCTCACCCTCCATTATGGTGCGCGCCGCGTGATCCTCTCGGCTGCGACGCTGCTGGCTGCGCCTCGCCCACGTTTCGCGCTCCACGGCATGCGCGGCAGCTTCGTCAAATATGGCATCGATCCGCAGGAGGCCGCGTTGCGCGCGGGTACAGCCCCCGACGATCCCGGCTTCGGTGTCGAGCCACCGGAGGATCATGGCATACTCACCGACGCCGCAGGTTCCCAGCCGCTGCCGAGCGCACGCGGTGACTGGAGGCTCTTCTACCGCGCCGTCGCCGATGCAATCCTCGACCAGGCGCCGCCGCCGGTCGATCCCGCGGATGCGATCGCCGGCCTGCGCATCATCGAATGCGCCCGCCGCAGCGCGCACGAGGGGCGCGTGCTCGACTTTACCCGCTCCTGA
- a CDS encoding WcbI family polysaccharide biosynthesis putative acetyltransferase encodes MRERWVVIANCQSFGLASSIQSLAKDVDCTACDHWEFARRIAEDPDHFSGYDFAVVMPEIRDWAAGKPFTLPAYAHVPSFQFHAYHPDCVYVFADGEAVNGFAGPYHSMIALAAYKEGLSAEQAASLFNPEIFTAAGYFDFWIPERDTMIERFRAHGLEIGATFVRRSRGRSFMHTINHPKIEILFDFAHAVLAKIGRPIHADAMPPPDALAGTTWPIYPAIGAHLGVRGAYLFHAPNDPTPLDLMGFLERSLADYAAWDRSRLRVKWYIQPRLLRLREAIRAAL; translated from the coding sequence ATGCGCGAACGCTGGGTCGTCATTGCCAATTGCCAGAGCTTCGGTCTCGCCAGCAGTATCCAGAGCCTGGCGAAAGACGTGGATTGCACCGCCTGCGATCATTGGGAATTCGCGCGGCGGATCGCCGAGGACCCGGATCATTTCAGCGGCTATGATTTTGCGGTGGTCATGCCGGAAATCCGGGACTGGGCTGCCGGCAAGCCTTTTACGCTGCCTGCTTATGCGCATGTACCGAGCTTCCAGTTCCACGCATACCATCCCGATTGCGTCTACGTCTTCGCGGATGGGGAGGCAGTCAACGGCTTCGCTGGCCCCTATCACAGCATGATCGCGCTCGCCGCTTACAAGGAAGGGCTTTCCGCCGAACAAGCCGCGTCGCTGTTCAACCCCGAAATCTTCACGGCCGCCGGCTATTTCGATTTCTGGATACCCGAGCGCGACACCATGATCGAACGGTTCCGGGCCCATGGTCTGGAGATCGGCGCAACCTTCGTACGGCGATCGCGCGGCCGCTCGTTCATGCACACGATCAACCATCCCAAGATCGAAATATTGTTCGACTTCGCGCATGCGGTGCTGGCAAAAATCGGCCGCCCGATCCATGCCGATGCCATGCCGCCGCCCGACGCCTTGGCGGGCACGACTTGGCCGATCTATCCGGCGATCGGGGCACACCTGGGGGTGCGCGGCGCTTATCTGTTCCACGCTCCCAACGATCCCACCCCGCTCGACCTGATGGGCTTTCTCGAGCGCAGCCTCGCCGACTACGCCGCGTGGGACCGATCGCGCCTGCGGGTCAAATGGTACATCCAGCCGCGCTTGCTCCGCCTGCGCGAAGCGATCCGGGCCGCATTATGA